TATTTGTCTTGGTTCCTATTTTATTGGTTGCTTTTTTATTCTGCTTTATTCATTTGAGATGTTTGGTCCTCTGATATTGAAGCCTCCTTGGGGCACACCTTAGTCTTGCCTTACAAGACAACAGAATAGTGACATAACTTCCTGTCTTACATTGCAGTACTGTTCTATTTATAAGGGTCCAGTAACATTTTATAACATTGATACACCTTCTGTTGAGCACTTTTAATATAGAACGTTTCACATTGGTGTCCGGTGATCAAGACTTGATGTTTCCATTTTAATTGTCAGTCATTTGTCTGCAACTGATCCCCATGATAGCTTACGACTTCTTGCTGGAAGTATTTTTTACCAACTCAAACTCACCCGACAGTATAATTAGATGAAGAATGTGTATTATGAAATAACCTTGAAAATAtttgactgaaaaaaaaaaatatttgttaatGAGACAATTCTATGAAACCAATTTACTCCTTTACCTTGCCAAATGCACAATTTATAGTTTGGGTGTAACTGAAAATCAATCAGCCCATTTAACCGACAGAATGTACATGCTTGTGCTCGTGAGAATACTCCAAAGCAGATCTAAGTCTGTCTATGGGATGGGCACCTCCTGCCATTGTACCACCCAGTACAGATTTAGTCAATCCAGAAACAGGGTCAGAGATTCAGGATAACTTGAAATCAATGTGTGATTCACACATTTCACACCTAGACTCTATCAGTAAAAGTGTGACATTATACTGCATAAACCATGTGAAAACCAGATGTTCCTCCGTCAAACAAGCTGCCCTCTCCACAATAAGGGAGTTGATACACTGTCCTCTGTTTACATTTCTACCTGTCCCCCTGGTATTCATGATCAGACTTTTAGTTTATAGGTTTTGCCtaaaatatgattataacaaACTGTCCATTTATATGCTACTCTAGTAGCACCCTACACATTTTTAATGGTGTACATTTGTATGTACATAATGTATAAATACAAAGAATAAACTTGGTGAAGGATCAACATAGAAGACAAGACCTCCAATTAGTTCATATTTATTGAAGCAACTGTAATATGTTTTAGAATGGACTTTTCTATCAGTGTGCATATCTATTGCTTCTATAACTGGCGCACACATTTACTTCAAATGTTCCTCCTCAGACGAAGATTGGGCCTCGTAGCTCTCTGGCTATAAATAGCCAGTCTCTGAAACAATCTAGAGAATCCCAGGTGGAGCCGCCATGACAACATAAATGACAACAGTGCAGAGTGAGTGTGCAGAGCTAAATATAAGCCTGTGTTCAAATCCCCCTTTGTCTGTACAGGCCCCACTGACTCCCTCTCAAGGCTGCTTCATCTGTTTCAGTACATGATTCAATGCACTCTCTCTATACACAGACAAGTACAAGTGACGAACTTTGTCTGGTTGTGCCAAGGTCAGATTTTACAACCAGATAAGGGTCCTTCAATAGAGCAGCCTAATCATtcctagggatgggacgtatggcactgacgcatcgatgcttgtgtcgcaaaaccaatacgcacagtttcgaaaaagtgttttggagcttgtatcaaattacgaaaccacgtgacagatgacgttcaatgcttcaaacgtcacgaactggttcgaagttttgccgctcttctgaaccagagccatggaaggaacgaggcCACcgtttcttgttaaagacaaatctcacattgtcagagaagcagcaccaggcatcgctagagtttcttccatcagtcattattatttagccaaatccgtatagtaataattataaatccgtgcattgggaaatgaaacgtaacatgataggactaggtaggtctatacagtgcccagaaaacaaatgttgatgattcgtcaacattgtcaacagtaataataattcgtaaaaataaagttcccccagttcacaatagacctacatataacaaatgttaagaaaaaatctgtgttatctagtttaattgatataaagaccatatcgtataaagtccgtccaaccgctctAACaaataatgatctcttcggtggtgtagttggttaaagcgttgtacgactacatattgttaatgcgaatctgggatcccaaattcgcgccccagtccagtgaatctcgtacgatattctttaacttttactgtgagaaaatgacataattctaaaggcctacggatgtatcacaacattttaatgtgtgagcactaatatcagatcaaaatgaacacatgtagccttaattatatattgaataacgtagggtagtctaccgtcggagacaaccactacgcctcttTCAgacagtttaaacggctgctagatgacgctgttcattttcaaagcgccgatagttcggctctttgggccggcacaatccggaagaaaccaccaaagcttcacaaggcatcgttcgcccatccctaatcATTCCCTGTTCTGGCCATGTCTGTAAGGAGCAGCCTGCTGAACTGGCTGATGATGGATCTGGGGGAGGGTCTGCAGGCTATGGCTGTCATCATCTCCCCCACGTCGTGTCAGGGATAATCCTGTTGATGTATTGATAGTCATtctgatggaggagagaggatggagtgaGTGGAGGTCATCAGGAAGGTCACCTGTTGGTCCCAACGTAGCAACGGCCTAGCATGTGATCATTATGGTCTGGAAGCTGCTGTGCAATTTATTACATTGACCTTCATCTATGAATGATAAATGAGAAGTCACTTTTGCCACCGAATAAATTAAAACTTCATATGATCTATCTTTGGTTAAATTTGATTTCATCCAATTATGAGAAATGAAAAAAGCAAAGTCCACAGAACTTGAAATTAATTttatttcaaataaataattaaaatgaAAGAGCACAGAATTGAGTATGGTAATTCAGAATTCAGCGTGGCAATTCTGACTTCTTCAAGTGACAGTAACCACAGTGGTACTTGACATACACCACTAAAAGGACATCAATTGTTaattcctctccttctttcagcACACCACTTCCTGGCCTCTGCTCCAGGAGCCAGCCAATCCGCTATTGCCATGGCAGCTGTgtcgtcactgttgttatggcaaCTCAAGCCGAACTGCGTCCACCAGTCCGCATTCTCTCTATTCTCTTCACTTCCTCTTCCCCTGTCTTTCACCCCCCACCCAGTTTCCCTGTGTTGttgacccctccctctcctggccTCTGTGTTTACACAGCTCATCCCTATATGGcccacagacagaaagaacCGGCACCAAGAGGTGGATGTTGTAAACAGCAGGGGATGGGGGCATGCTGGTGGAGAGTGTGTTATAAACACTGTCCTGTCGGGCCAGGCAGAGTGTTAACACTGTAAACACTACAGACCCCTAACGCTGGCTCTGTGTGAGGCCCTGGCCTTCTGGACCCTTCTGTgcggtagagagaggaggaggaagagggggggggacgcTGCTCGCTCAGCTCTTCAGGAACTTGGCAATGAAGAAGCCGATCGTGTCTGTGTTGGCTCCGCTTGGGAGGGTCACGGGAGGGGGCCCGGCCCAGCTCAGCTCTGGACTGAACCTCTGGAGGAGACGTCGCTGGTCAGTTGACAGGCCAGCTCCCAGCATGCCCTCTGCTCCGATGTGAGGCTCCTGAGAAACGGGAAAGTTCAAATGAGtgaatgtgtcagtgtgtgtgttgtttgtatgtgtgtctgtctgtttccagCTTATGACCTGAGGCTGTAGTGTGAGGCAGGGGAAGGTCTTCAGAGCCCAGGCCACCTGCTCCTCGTTCTCTGCCAGAGTCACAGTGCAAGTGCTGTACACcagcacccctcctctcctcagcagcTGCACGGCCTGGGACACAACagatcacacgcacacacaaccactcaacacaaacacacactgtaatatCAGTGTGGTCAGTCTACTGGAACTCAGAATCACATCTCACTTGATTGAGAACCCTATTGTCTGAGTGGTCCCACGcttatatccacacacacattcagcttTCTGGCTTGTCTCCAAAGTTTCTATGCTGAAATGTCATGACTGGGCGACTATGATGGAGCTCAGAGTGTGACAGGGATAAATGATGTGCAGTGCATTGGACTCCAATCTCCCCACAGTTATCCATCTGCCTGCTAGCCTTAAGCTTTTTCACAAGAGCAGCATGGTCAAAggatataggctacattatagCTGACCCACAGTGCCAGCTACTGGTCAGCAAGGGTCTTGAAATAAGATGAACTGGTTCTGTTTAGGCATTCCACTTTGTTTGGATGTCACCTGAGGCTCTGTATACTGGTTGGAAAACTCACACTCAAAGTGCCAAGTGTTTGCTATTTCCTGTGTGTACTAGTcttggagtgtgtttgtgtttgccagcatgtgtgtgtgtgtgtgtgcatgtgaccgACCGTGTGGAAGAGCTTGCGCTGCAGAGGCTGGTAGGAGCAGACTTCCTTGAGGCCCCAGCTACAGGCCATGTTGGGCCTCTGGCCCAGCCCGCTGCAGGGGGCGTCCAGCAGGACCCGGTCAAAACTCTCCGGGGGAAACGGCGGCCCTGGAACGCAGCGAGACTGGCTTACCTCAATGGTGGAAGCCTGATCAAAGCTAAATCAGTCAGAGCATGAGCCAATAACAAGGAGCTAGAATACCATAAGACTGGCAAGACAAATTGAGCTGTTCCCTCCCTTGTGCTCTGTCCTGGGCTTCCTCACAACCAGACCGGAGCCAAGACGCTGTCTGGCGACGATGCTCACATTCCGTACTTTCAGTTTCCCGGGCAGGGTCACCGCTCACAGCCTGGACGCTGTTGAAGCAGTGAGCTCTGATGCAGTCCAGATGCAGGGTCTTGGCGTTCTGACGGATGCGCTCCACCTTGGATCGGATCTTGTCCAGCGCCACTACCTCTCCCTGCGAAGGACAAACCACACTGACCAAAGCAGGAAGAGACGTACAAAACAGTGCAACAGCACCATCTTGTGGTCAAAGTGGTCTGAGTAACTGAAAATTAAAGGGCATTTGATCCAACATCACATCAGTGATCCCTCTATGGATGGAAGGCTGTTTTCGTAGTGAACTCTAATGGGGGTCAATACTGACCTGACCCCCCATGAGGGCAGCTATGTGGCAGGTCTTTCCCCCTGGAGCAGCACACATATCCAGAATACGTTCTCCGGGTCGGGGCCCCAGCACGTGACCCACCACCACAGACGGGAGGTTCTAGAACCAAGGGGATAGATGAATGAATCTAAGCTCTAAAGTTCTGACCACAGATGCATCCAGAGCGCTCCTGTTTCCAAACCAGAAGAGGATAGTTGGAGGAGGTACCTGCAGAAAGACCAGGCTGGGGAGCACACCGTCAAACGAGGGGCTCCGGTACAGGGGCTCAACCATCTGAATACCAAGACCCCTGTGGAGGTAAAGATCATGAGGTTACACTCAAACAACAAGCTGaggcttttatctaaagcgacaTACAGCACAGGGGTTTTTAAccagtgctctaaccactaagacCCTTGTTCAAAGAAGCAACAGAAGTGatcctttttttgggggggggggaaaaccCTTTGGAGAGAAAAGAGTGTTTTGATCCAGAACAACCTACTTGACTGGTTCATTTGTGCAGAAGATGGAGGAGCGGTCCAGTCCGGCAAGCCCGTTTCCCAGAAACACTCTCTTCCCCTGGAAGTTCTTGGACCCGCGCGTGCACTTCCCCTCCAGGTCAGAGAACACAGACACTGTGTCTCCAGCCTTCATGACTGGGGACACATGAGAGGAACACCATCTGgcgtcacaaacacacgctccaCACGTTTCTCACGACTCCCCTTggaacagaaaaacagacactgcacacagggagggagaggaaacgcAGTGCTACGTTCTTAGTCGTTGAGGTCTCACACTTGGGCGTGGCGAGGATCCCGGGGGCGAAGACGTGGGCTCCCCTGAGCACAGCGCTGCCGCACAGGGCCCCAACCACCACCTCAGAGCCAAGCTGGGTCACAGACCTAGGGGCAGAGGTCAACCAGCAAgggagcaaaaaaaaacaacactctCTCTTCAGTTCACAAACGTTATGTACCACATATATGCTATTTCTCTCTTCTTCAGACCCAGACACACCAAGACCTacactgaagaagaaaaaaaaagactatATTCTACActagacacatgcacacacacatcaacacgaGATTATATAAATAGGCTAAAACGGAATAGCTAACCCTAAACAAACAATCCTCTGCCAAAGTTATAAGGAGCAAGTTTCTTGGTCTGTATATTGCAACCCAAAATATTGTGTATGGTAGGTTTAGGATGAGAGCATATTTTATTTTGGTTGTAATTCTATGAAATTACATGTGGCTGGccataaaaataaaacaggagacagagagaatggagaGCTACTGAAGGTTCTTGGAACTTGTTTATGCCTCAGTGGAGCAGTCCAATCTTTGGCTGACATTGTTCACATACCTTGGGCCGATGACAGGAAGAAGCAGCACATCTGGAATGTGTGGATGGGAGAGGATAGTAACCACTTCATCCTCAGAACCACACATGTGCTGCCCGCAACGCTGCTGCTGGCACAGGAGAGAGGGCTCAGGAGTGGTTGTGGTGTTATGGCAGTGCCGTGTCTAAGACGATTTGAACTTTGGAACCTAAAGTTGATTTCCATTATTGAGAGACTGTTCTCTCAAGTGAGGTATAGATACCTCACATAATGAGATCAAAAATTTGATCCATCACCTGAACAAAACTGCACGTTCACACGttcactctcagacacacatccacacgcacacaatgacAAGCATTGTTGCTGGACATCTCAACTTCCTTATGAAAACTGAATCTCAGCTGAACTTTTCCAGTCTTCACTGCTCCTCCAGCTTCAGTCTGACCTGTCTGAGCTCTTCCCCCAGGCGGTGACGGATCTCCTCCAGGGGGGCCAGGTGAGTGTTGGCCCGCACACAGGTGAAGGCAGGTGGGTGGGACAGGCAAGATAGTAGCCTCTGGAACCTCTCCTCAGCCGCCTCAAGGCCCACTGCAGCCAACAGCTACAGTATAACGATTTGAATGATGTACACTGACTGACTGCaattatgttattattatttaatttgATGAGAAACACACTTTTAATGTAGAAGTCTCTTGTTACCTGGAAAGTGGACGTTATTGAAGAAACGAAATAGACTAACCTCTGCATTCATGAAGGAGTTCTTCATGTAATCATACACTTTGGGCTTCAGAGCAATTGGTGGGAAGACAGACATTTCGTTTCTAGTCTCCTCTTCAACTTGCTTAAAATTCAAGCTCATCCTTGGTCTTCATAACCAAACTACTGTGCCTAGATTACCTACACTACTGGTAAATTGACAATAGACATGCACTTATTGCACTGCTATGCTAACTAGCTGGCTACAGAGCAtatgacaacaacctctctTAAGACGCCTCTCGTCGACAAGTTTGgtcaaaatatattttggtGTAATCATGCTCTTTTTAAGCAATATGTTTGAACGTGTTTTTCCACCTAAAGTCGTAAATTACAAACATGTGAGGCCATATGACAACCTCCACGTCTATACTGCTCTCCAACTTCGCTCGTACAGTTCCTTATACGTCACCGAAAACGTGCTTTTGGGAtttctgggagttgtagttctcaCACCATATTTAATTATTTCGACTCCTGGATGATACCATACTTACAGATAAGATTAAATAAGTATATAGAGTTCAATCAATACAGTTTTGGGATTTTGggattatacattttttattggtTTATTGTTTCAAGCATTTCTATTCTACTTTTTCTTTGTATTATGTGACAAATCCTTCTTCTTTCCAGGCACCCCAACTACCCCTAAACCCCCTACCAACCTTCACCACCCTTTTCATGTTGCTTAGGGACCTGAAAAGTGTAattgaagaaagaaaagaaaattaaCAACACAGAGATTAAGAGAATGAGCAAAAACAATCACTGGGTACATTGATGTCTCTCATTTAACCTGATACCTAGCTTGTTTTACTGGTTACATACCTAAACTTCTGAAAACCAGTCATGTTGAAGTATTTGCTCCAGGTCAGGTCTGTCAGTTGGGTTTGGTGTCAAGCACCAGCGAATCAGATCCCTGCTTGCTACAAGATG
This genomic stretch from Hypomesus transpacificus isolate Combined female chromosome 8, fHypTra1, whole genome shotgun sequence harbors:
- the nsun6 gene encoding tRNA (cytosine(72)-C(5))-methyltransferase NSUN6 isoform X1; the protein is MSLNFKQVEEETRNEMSVFPPIALKPKVYDYMKNSFMNAELLAAVGLEAAEERFQRLLSCLSHPPAFTCVRANTHLAPLEEIRHRLGEELRQQRCGQHMCGSEDEVVTILSHPHIPDVLLLPVIGPRSVTQLGSEVVVGALCGSAVLRGAHVFAPGILATPKFMKAGDTVSVFSDLEGKCTRGSKNFQGKRVFLGNGLAGLDRSSIFCTNEPVKGLGIQMVEPLYRSPSFDGVLPSLVFLQNLPSVVVGHVLGPRPGERILDMCAAPGGKTCHIAALMGGQGEVVALDKIRSKVERIRQNAKTLHLDCIRAHCFNSVQAVSGDPARETESTECEHRRQTASWLRSGCEEAQDRAQGREQLNLSCQSYGPPFPPESFDRVLLDAPCSGLGQRPNMACSWGLKEVCSYQPLQRKLFHTAVQLLRRGGVLVYSTCTVTLAENEEQVAWALKTFPCLTLQPQEPHIGAEGMLGAGLSTDQRRLLQRFSPELSWAGPPPVTLPSGANTDTIGFFIAKFLKS
- the nsun6 gene encoding tRNA (cytosine(72)-C(5))-methyltransferase NSUN6 isoform X2: MCGSEDEVVTILSHPHIPDVLLLPVIGPRSVTQLGSEVVVGALCGSAVLRGAHVFAPGILATPKFMKAGDTVSVFSDLEGKCTRGSKNFQGKRVFLGNGLAGLDRSSIFCTNEPVKGLGIQMVEPLYRSPSFDGVLPSLVFLQNLPSVVVGHVLGPRPGERILDMCAAPGGKTCHIAALMGGQGEVVALDKIRSKVERIRQNAKTLHLDCIRAHCFNSVQAVSGDPARETESTECEHRRQTASWLRSGCEEAQDRAQGREQLNLSCQSYGPPFPPESFDRVLLDAPCSGLGQRPNMACSWGLKEVCSYQPLQRKLFHTAVQLLRRGGVLVYSTCTVTLAENEEQVAWALKTFPCLTLQPQEPHIGAEGMLGAGLSTDQRRLLQRFSPELSWAGPPPVTLPSGANTDTIGFFIAKFLKS